The nucleotide window CGCAGCAGCGCCGCCACCTCGGCGTCGGGCAGGGCGGCCAGGTGCACCGCCAGCCCCGCCGTCGAGACCACCCGTGCGGACGCCTGCCCCGGCAAGGAGCGCGCGCCCCCGGGGAGGGCTGCTCCACCGCCCGCACCAGGCGGGACCACTGCCTCGGGCTCCAGACCACTCACCGCCCCAAGGTACTGCGCCTGTCCAGGGCGGTATATATGGGCTCAGGGGTGCACGCGGCAGACAGTCCTGATTACCTCCCCCCCCCTCAGCCGCGGAGCGCAGACTTGAACGTGTCTCTTACAGCGCGCAGCTGCTCCGGAGCAAGGCGCGTATCGCCTTGGAGGCGGCTGACGGAACCGATTAAGGGCAGGTCAATAGCTCTCGGAATACTGCCGTCAAAATCAATCTGCGACAGCAGCTGTTCCCGGTCAGGCTCATCCAGGGAACCCAGAATGTGCTCAGTGACCCGTGTTGCCGTCTCTTCAACAGACTCACCGTCAACGACCTCCAGCTCCACCCTGTGTGCACCCGCACTCCCCGGGGAAGGAGCAGGGAGGTCATAGCCGGTCGCGGTAGCCAAATCGGGCTTGACGACCTCGAGATGTGTTTCTAACCACCCAGGGCTGAGCGTGACAACAGTGTCAGCCTCCTGCTGCAAGGTACGGCTCGAGTTCATGCGGAGGTCCCCTATCCCCA belongs to Actinomyces trachealis and includes:
- a CDS encoding NYN domain-containing protein, with the protein product MDSLIVTDLIELARNRAVSDIVLMSGDEDIRVSVQLAQTFGLRIHLLGIGDLRMNSSRTLQQEADTVVTLSPGWLETHLEVVKPDLATATGYDLPAPSPGSAGAHRVELEVVDGESVEETATRVTEHILGSLDEPDREQLLSQIDFDGSIPRAIDLPLIGSVSRLQGDTRLAPEQLRAVRDTFKSALRG